The proteins below come from a single Thermopolyspora flexuosa genomic window:
- a CDS encoding LCP family protein, whose protein sequence is MTTRLGRAPAESAETGGEEESPDRPKPGGPPRFAKAPTTASVIGWTALSAVLPGIAHLRAGRRRLGLAILIVFGSLLLLTVTAAIVAVTRGGLAGLGSFAVKESTLIGITVIAIVLALAWFALLFHSYISLRPQRLPRDGQIISGIAVGLLCVVVMLPFGFTATTVQTARDVANDIFPTEPEASASPIQAHDPWAGRRRVNFLLIGGDAAGNREGVRTDTMMVASVDTRTGNTVLFSLPRNLQYVRFPKTSPLAEKFPNGFLGDSGQGLLNEVWYYTENHPEVQRGGRYRGWHALKDAIGHTLGLKIDYYALVDMYGFAALIDAIGGLRINVQRDIKWGGLYGTAGTIRAGYRRLNGEEVLWYGRSRVGSDDFDRMARQRCVIGALAQQATPSVVLANFNKIAGAAKRMFRTDIPRDLLEHLVPLALKVKNAKITSLPFVPPTIYTGNPDWQKIRRLTRRAIVESARSGRAAQARATATPSPGAAPSGGSSVAAGAGATPSATPGTNAVASASPTAAQQQRTAVPRRSPTPNEGAQSIEEACNLT, encoded by the coding sequence TTGACCACACGCCTTGGGCGAGCACCGGCCGAATCCGCCGAGACCGGCGGCGAGGAAGAGAGCCCGGACCGACCGAAACCGGGCGGACCTCCCCGTTTCGCCAAGGCGCCGACCACCGCGTCCGTCATCGGCTGGACGGCCCTGTCGGCGGTGCTGCCCGGCATCGCGCACCTGCGCGCGGGCCGGCGCCGCCTCGGCCTCGCCATCCTGATCGTCTTCGGCTCTCTCCTCCTGCTGACCGTCACCGCCGCGATCGTGGCGGTGACCCGGGGCGGCCTGGCGGGGCTGGGCAGCTTCGCGGTGAAGGAGAGCACGCTCATCGGCATCACCGTCATCGCGATCGTGCTCGCCCTCGCCTGGTTCGCGCTGCTGTTCCACTCCTACATCTCGCTGCGCCCGCAGCGGCTGCCGCGGGACGGCCAGATCATCTCGGGCATCGCGGTCGGGCTGCTGTGCGTCGTGGTGATGCTGCCGTTCGGCTTCACCGCCACCACCGTGCAGACCGCCCGCGACGTCGCCAACGACATCTTCCCCACCGAGCCGGAGGCGTCCGCCTCGCCGATCCAGGCGCACGACCCGTGGGCCGGGCGGCGCCGGGTGAACTTCCTGCTCATCGGCGGCGACGCGGCGGGCAACCGGGAGGGCGTGCGGACCGACACGATGATGGTGGCGAGCGTCGACACCCGCACCGGCAACACCGTGCTGTTCAGCCTGCCGCGGAACCTGCAGTACGTGCGCTTCCCCAAGACCAGCCCGCTCGCCGAGAAGTTCCCCAACGGCTTCCTCGGCGACTCCGGCCAGGGCCTGCTCAACGAGGTCTGGTACTACACCGAGAACCACCCCGAGGTGCAGCGCGGCGGCCGGTACCGCGGCTGGCACGCGCTGAAGGACGCGATCGGGCACACGCTCGGCCTGAAGATCGACTACTACGCGCTCGTCGACATGTACGGCTTCGCCGCGCTCATCGACGCGATCGGCGGCCTGCGGATCAACGTGCAGCGCGACATCAAGTGGGGCGGCCTGTACGGCACTGCCGGCACGATCCGGGCCGGCTACCGCAGGCTCAACGGCGAGGAGGTGCTCTGGTACGGCCGGTCCCGGGTGGGCAGCGACGACTTCGACCGGATGGCCCGGCAGCGGTGCGTGATCGGCGCCCTGGCGCAGCAGGCCACGCCGAGCGTGGTGCTCGCCAACTTCAACAAGATCGCCGGTGCGGCGAAGCGCATGTTCCGCACCGACATCCCGCGTGATCTGCTCGAGCACCTGGTCCCGCTCGCGCTCAAGGTGAAGAACGCCAAGATCACCAGCCTGCCGTTCGTGCCGCCGACCATCTACACCGGCAACCCGGACTGGCAGAAGATCCGCCGGCTCACCCGCCGGGCGATCGTCGAGTCGGCCCGGTCCGGCCGTGCCGCCCAGGCCCGGGCGACCGCCACCCCGAGCCCGGGCGCCGCGCCCTCCGGCGGCTCCTCGGTGGCCGCGGGCGCCGGGGCCACCCCGTCGGCCACCCCGGGCACGAACGCGGTGGCGAGCGCCTCGCCCACGGCCGCGCAGCAGCAGCGCACCGCGGTGCCGCGCCGCAGCCCGACCCCGAACGAGGGGGCCCAGTCGATCGAGGAGGCCTGCAACCTGACCTGA
- a CDS encoding S8 family serine peptidase, which yields MIQLRPEPDVVAAVADPEVTTSASDVADRLPGVVLDESFPPIAVPRPVPRGGDPLSLRRVAFSMAPQDATVLVRGEIGDDEITTRTALLPVAHRQVAGVFADPVIAPGLVCAGDPPVGDWQRVAELLDTAGLRAEGCDGSGVPLAILDTGINLAHLREVLGREVRLDAERSLVPEGVSERPGEAWVDHGTMCAFDALIAAPNATLLDLPVLLSQRPGGSAIDGLLSDAVAAFAHLRTVLEAMPEESRALVVSNSWGSFSPRWDFPVGHPGNYSDNPAHPFNIIVGSLEQAGADVLFAAGNCGRDCPDGRCAFPERPIVGANSHGQVISVGGVDVEGKRVGYSSQGPGRLSDQKPDLCAYTHFSGSQVYGPDSPDSGTSAACPVAAGVVAAIRTRWPASRLSPAELRTLLQRTADDRSDIGFDYDYGYGILNPPAVLAALRRLEARRV from the coding sequence ATGATCCAGTTGCGCCCTGAGCCCGACGTCGTGGCCGCCGTCGCCGACCCGGAGGTGACGACCTCGGCCTCCGACGTCGCCGACCGGCTGCCGGGCGTGGTGCTCGACGAGTCGTTCCCGCCGATCGCCGTGCCCCGGCCGGTGCCCCGCGGGGGCGATCCGCTGTCGCTGCGCCGGGTGGCCTTCTCCATGGCCCCGCAGGACGCCACGGTGCTCGTGCGCGGCGAGATCGGCGACGACGAGATCACCACCCGCACCGCGCTGCTGCCGGTGGCCCACCGGCAGGTGGCGGGCGTGTTCGCCGACCCGGTGATCGCCCCCGGGCTGGTGTGCGCCGGGGACCCGCCGGTCGGCGACTGGCAGCGGGTGGCCGAGCTGCTCGACACCGCCGGGCTGCGCGCCGAGGGCTGCGACGGGTCCGGGGTGCCGCTGGCGATCCTCGACACCGGGATCAACCTCGCCCATCTGCGCGAGGTGCTCGGCCGCGAGGTGCGTCTCGACGCCGAGCGCAGCCTGGTGCCGGAGGGGGTGAGCGAGCGGCCCGGCGAGGCCTGGGTGGACCACGGCACGATGTGCGCGTTCGACGCGCTGATCGCGGCGCCGAACGCGACCCTGCTCGACCTGCCGGTGCTGCTGTCACAGCGCCCGGGCGGGTCGGCGATCGACGGCCTGCTGTCGGACGCGGTGGCCGCGTTCGCGCACCTGCGCACCGTGCTCGAGGCGATGCCGGAGGAGTCCCGCGCCCTGGTGGTGAGCAACAGCTGGGGCTCGTTCTCGCCGCGCTGGGACTTCCCGGTCGGGCACCCGGGGAACTACTCGGACAACCCCGCGCACCCGTTCAACATCATCGTGGGCAGCCTCGAGCAGGCCGGCGCCGACGTGCTGTTCGCCGCGGGCAACTGCGGCCGGGACTGCCCGGACGGCCGGTGCGCCTTCCCCGAGCGGCCCATCGTCGGCGCGAACTCGCACGGCCAGGTGATCAGCGTCGGCGGCGTCGACGTCGAGGGCAAGCGGGTCGGCTACTCCTCGCAGGGCCCCGGCAGGCTCAGCGACCAGAAGCCCGACCTGTGCGCGTACACCCACTTCTCCGGCTCCCAGGTGTACGGCCCGGACTCCCCCGATTCCGGCACCTCGGCGGCCTGCCCGGTGGCCGCGGGCGTGGTCGCCGCGATCCGCACCCGCTGGCCCGCCAGTCGGCTCTCCCCCGCCGAGCTGCGCACCCTGCTCCAGCGCACCGCCGACGACCGCAGCGACATCGGCTTCGACTACGACTACGGGTACGGCATCCTCAACCCGCCCGCGGTGCTCGCCGCGCTGCGCCGCCTCGAGGCGCGGCGGGTCTGA
- a CDS encoding ion transporter, whose product MPFRERIRRMVEARWFQRTIVAVIVINAITLGLETSPTVVDRWGEVLYVIDHAALYVFVAELLAKIYVYRLRFFTDAWNLFDLAIVVISFMPTTGVTVLRALRILRALRLISVVPSLRRVVAALLGAIPGMASIALLLGLVLYVAAVMATKLYSRTAPDFFGDLPTSLFTLFQMMTGDAWSDIAREVMAEHPLAWVFFIVFVLVCTFVVLNLFIAVVVSAMEEEHKREHSMEDVILAQIAELRAEIRELRAAAGTDGRELADAMATAASVPNGASNGAHPNGNGGRRAGRKDRRRGR is encoded by the coding sequence GTGCCGTTTCGCGAGCGGATCCGCCGGATGGTGGAGGCGCGCTGGTTCCAGCGGACGATCGTCGCGGTGATCGTGATCAACGCGATCACCCTGGGGCTGGAGACTTCGCCCACGGTGGTCGACCGGTGGGGCGAGGTCCTGTACGTGATCGACCACGCCGCCCTCTACGTCTTCGTGGCCGAGCTGCTCGCCAAGATCTACGTCTATCGGCTGCGGTTCTTCACCGACGCGTGGAACCTGTTCGACCTCGCCATCGTGGTCATCTCGTTCATGCCGACGACCGGCGTGACCGTGCTGCGGGCGCTGCGCATCCTGCGGGCGCTGCGGCTGATCTCGGTGGTGCCGAGCCTGCGGCGCGTGGTCGCCGCGCTGCTCGGCGCGATCCCGGGCATGGCCTCGATCGCGCTGCTGCTCGGGCTCGTGCTGTACGTCGCGGCGGTGATGGCGACCAAGCTGTACTCGCGCACCGCACCGGACTTCTTCGGCGACCTGCCCACGTCGCTGTTCACGCTGTTCCAGATGATGACCGGCGACGCCTGGAGCGACATCGCCCGGGAGGTCATGGCCGAGCACCCGCTCGCCTGGGTGTTCTTCATCGTGTTCGTCCTCGTCTGCACCTTCGTGGTGCTCAACCTCTTCATCGCGGTCGTGGTGAGCGCGATGGAGGAGGAGCACAAGAGGGAGCACTCCATGGAGGACGTGATCCTCGCCCAGATCGCCGAGCTGCGCGCCGAGATCCGCGAGCTGCGCGCCGCGGCGGGGACCGACGGGCGGGAGCTCGCCGACGCGATGGCGACGGCCGCATCGGTGCCGAACGGCGCGTCGAACGGCGCGCACCCGAACGGGAACGGCGGCCGCCGCGCGGGCCGGAAGGATCGCCGCCGCGGCCGCTGA
- a CDS encoding TetR/AcrR family transcriptional regulator yields MDRPLGLRERKKAETRRAVHEAALRLTAELGLDAVTVEAIADAANISRRTFSNYFASKEDALLYGEEQRFRELVERVRAQPPDLPPWESLRAAVDEMGKVLGEPDRASVMRIRLAKRHPSVLARQLAMLSNLERELADAIADRPGRGAAARVQPRVMAAAFIAALRLAGQLWADQEERSLHQVMNDLLDQFALPFTG; encoded by the coding sequence ATGGACCGACCTTTGGGTCTGCGGGAACGTAAGAAGGCCGAGACGCGGCGGGCCGTGCACGAGGCCGCGCTGCGGCTCACCGCCGAGCTCGGCCTCGACGCGGTCACCGTCGAGGCGATCGCCGACGCGGCGAACATCTCCCGCCGGACCTTCTCGAACTACTTCGCGAGCAAGGAGGACGCGCTCCTCTACGGGGAGGAGCAGCGCTTCCGGGAACTCGTCGAGCGCGTCCGCGCCCAGCCGCCGGACCTGCCGCCGTGGGAGTCACTGCGGGCCGCGGTCGACGAGATGGGGAAGGTGCTGGGCGAGCCGGACCGTGCCTCGGTCATGCGCATCCGCCTCGCCAAGCGCCACCCGTCGGTGCTCGCCCGGCAGCTCGCGATGCTGTCGAACCTGGAGCGCGAGCTCGCCGACGCGATCGCCGACCGCCCCGGGCGCGGTGCGGCCGCCCGCGTCCAGCCCCGGGTGATGGCGGCGGCGTTCATCGCCGCGCTGCGCCTCGCCGGCCAGCTGTGGGCCGACCAGGAGGAGCGCAGCCTGCACCAGGTGATGAACGACCTGCTCGACCAGTTCGCGCTGCCGTTCACCGGCTGA
- a CDS encoding MDR family MFS transporter: MSRRETLEALSGLLLVLFVSMISVTIVSVALPQIVGSLNGTQAQYTWVVTAAMLSGTAATPIWGKLADLFSKKLLIQVAIALFTIGTLACGFAQDTGQLIAFRVIQGLGMGALQVLVQVVIGAMISPKERGRYNGYLGAVMAVATVGGPLLGGVIADSSVGWRWCFWVSVPFCVVAFVLLSKTLHLADRRRPDVHIDYLGATLIAAGVSILLIWVTFVDDRFAWISWQTGAMVGGSVLLLALATFVESRVPEPVVPLRIVVRRVPALSILASLAVGMAMFGGAVFLGQYFQIGRGYSPTEAGLLTIPMMAGTLFSATISGRMISRSGAVKSYIITGLVTLCLGFAGLSTIDHDTPMWQIMVAMAFVGIGVGLSMQNLMLVLQNTVPLHELGAASGALTFFRSLGGTIGVSVLGSVLAHRVADDIAAGLAKLGIKATGSASTGGTLNLDALPEPIRVVVRTAYGDATGHIFLISVGIAAVGLVAALFLPRVRLRETLDLVPEEGGGPASAATARSETTK; the protein is encoded by the coding sequence ATGTCGCGCCGGGAGACGCTCGAAGCACTCAGCGGCCTGCTGCTCGTCCTGTTCGTATCGATGATCAGCGTGACGATCGTGTCGGTCGCGCTGCCGCAGATCGTCGGTTCGCTCAACGGCACGCAGGCGCAGTACACCTGGGTGGTCACCGCCGCCATGCTCTCCGGCACCGCCGCCACCCCGATCTGGGGCAAGCTGGCCGACCTGTTCAGCAAGAAGCTGCTGATCCAGGTCGCGATCGCGCTGTTCACGATCGGCACGCTCGCCTGCGGCTTCGCCCAGGACACCGGGCAGCTCATCGCCTTCCGGGTGATCCAGGGCCTCGGCATGGGCGCCCTGCAGGTGCTGGTCCAGGTGGTGATCGGCGCGATGATCAGCCCCAAGGAGCGCGGCCGGTACAACGGCTACCTCGGTGCCGTGATGGCCGTCGCCACGGTCGGGGGCCCGCTGCTCGGGGGCGTGATCGCGGACTCCTCGGTGGGCTGGCGCTGGTGCTTCTGGGTGTCGGTCCCGTTCTGCGTCGTCGCCTTCGTGCTGCTGTCCAAGACCCTGCACCTGGCCGACCGGCGGCGGCCCGACGTGCACATCGACTACCTGGGCGCCACCCTGATCGCGGCCGGCGTGAGCATCCTGCTGATCTGGGTCACCTTCGTCGACGACAGGTTCGCCTGGATCTCCTGGCAGACCGGCGCCATGGTGGGCGGCAGCGTGCTGCTGCTCGCGCTCGCCACCTTCGTGGAGTCGCGGGTGCCCGAGCCGGTGGTGCCGCTGCGCATCGTCGTCCGCCGGGTCCCCGCCCTGTCCATCCTCGCCAGCCTCGCGGTCGGCATGGCGATGTTCGGCGGCGCGGTCTTCCTCGGCCAGTACTTCCAGATCGGCCGCGGCTACTCCCCGACCGAGGCCGGCCTGCTCACCATCCCGATGATGGCGGGCACCCTGTTCTCCGCGACGATCTCCGGCCGGATGATCTCCCGCAGCGGCGCGGTGAAGTCCTACATCATCACCGGCCTGGTCACGCTCTGCCTCGGCTTCGCCGGGCTGTCCACGATCGACCACGACACGCCGATGTGGCAGATCATGGTCGCCATGGCGTTCGTCGGCATCGGCGTCGGCCTGTCGATGCAGAACCTCATGCTCGTGCTGCAGAACACCGTGCCGCTGCACGAGCTCGGCGCGGCGAGCGGCGCGCTGACGTTCTTCCGCTCCCTCGGCGGCACGATCGGCGTGTCGGTGCTCGGCTCGGTCCTCGCCCACCGGGTCGCCGACGACATCGCCGCGGGCCTCGCCAAGCTGGGCATCAAGGCCACCGGCTCGGCGAGCACCGGCGGCACCCTCAACCTGGACGCCCTGCCCGAGCCCATCCGGGTCGTCGTCCGCACCGCGTACGGCGACGCGACCGGCCACATCTTCCTCATCTCGGTCGGCATCGCCGCCGTCGGCCTGGTCGCCGCCCTGTTCCTCCCCCGGGTACGGCTCCGCGAGACCCTCGACCTCGTCCCGGAGGAGGGCGGTGGCCCGGCGTCCGCCGCCACCGCCCGCTCCGAGACCACGAAGTAG
- a CDS encoding fumarate reductase/succinate dehydrogenase flavoprotein subunit, with translation MDIPRIDDRTHLDCDVLVIGGGTAGTMAAITAAEHGARVLLLEKAHVRHSGALAMGMDGVNNVVVPGKATPEDYVADITLANDGIVNQRTVYQTATRGFAMVRRLEGYGVKFEKDEYGEYAVRRVHRSGSYVLPMPEGKDVKKVLYRVLRRRDIRQKVRIENRVMPVRVLTAGGRAVGAAGFDTRSGRFVTVAAGAVILATGACGRLGLPASGYLYGTYENPANAGDGYAMAFHAGAELSGIECFQINPLIKDYNGPACAYVANPFGGYQVNNRGERFVDCDYWSGHMMAEVAREIASARGPIYLKTTHLPEETIRALENILHTTERPTRGTFHAGRGHDYRTHDVEMHISEIGLCGGHSASGVWVDENGATTVPGLYAAGDLACVPHNYMIGAFVYGDLAGAHAAAHHAGPADGLPEDQIAAAHELIYRPLRNPDGPPQQQVEYKLRRFVNDYVAPPKTAAKLEIALETFERMRGEIAAMGARTPHELMRCAEVDFIRDCAELAARSSLVRAESRWGLYHERADLPERDDANWLFHLNVRRRPDGAIEFVKRPVEPYLVPVPGFDPVPGEVEVIAVHTPAAATRVTARRTERTAVGRSPRILELNRLAEEQPTLDRLRPYLADPDHKVRRAAIAVLTETVPDGAAEALVDALGDQHGTVRRAAAAGLKELVEVLPADPALAGRLAERAAGPDAVVRATALQVLRARGLGGREVFAARLGDDDHRVRIEAIRGLVALDEADLVAAAAHDGSREVRVQVARGLGLIGKPAPVLRTLAADPDPLVRAAALEAAGTIGQPLVAEALAALRDEAWQVRVGAVRCLAAADPEAAVGPLLGALADANLDVRKAAVLALTPWAARPEVAAALRDATTDSDADVRAYARRALAG, from the coding sequence ATGGACATCCCGCGGATCGACGACCGCACCCACCTCGACTGCGACGTGCTCGTCATCGGCGGCGGCACCGCGGGCACCATGGCCGCGATCACCGCCGCCGAGCACGGCGCCCGGGTGCTGCTGCTGGAGAAGGCCCACGTACGGCACAGCGGCGCCCTGGCCATGGGCATGGACGGCGTCAACAACGTCGTGGTGCCGGGCAAGGCCACCCCCGAGGACTACGTGGCCGACATCACCCTCGCCAACGACGGCATCGTCAACCAGCGCACCGTCTACCAGACCGCGACCCGCGGCTTCGCCATGGTGCGCCGCCTGGAGGGCTACGGGGTCAAGTTCGAGAAGGACGAGTACGGCGAGTACGCGGTGCGCCGGGTGCACCGCTCGGGCAGCTACGTGCTGCCCATGCCCGAGGGCAAGGACGTCAAGAAGGTGCTCTACCGGGTGCTGCGCCGCCGCGACATCCGCCAGAAGGTGCGCATCGAGAACCGGGTGATGCCGGTGCGCGTGCTCACCGCGGGCGGCCGGGCGGTCGGCGCGGCAGGGTTCGACACCCGCAGCGGCCGGTTCGTCACCGTCGCCGCGGGCGCGGTGATCCTCGCCACCGGCGCGTGCGGCCGGCTCGGCCTGCCCGCCAGCGGCTACCTGTACGGCACCTACGAGAACCCGGCGAACGCCGGGGACGGCTATGCGATGGCGTTCCACGCCGGGGCCGAGCTGTCCGGCATCGAGTGCTTCCAGATCAACCCGCTGATCAAGGACTACAACGGCCCGGCCTGCGCGTACGTGGCCAACCCGTTCGGCGGCTACCAGGTGAACAACCGCGGCGAACGGTTCGTCGACTGCGACTACTGGTCCGGCCACATGATGGCCGAGGTGGCCCGGGAGATCGCCTCCGCCCGCGGGCCGATCTACCTCAAGACCACCCACCTGCCCGAGGAGACGATCCGGGCGCTGGAGAACATCCTGCACACCACCGAGCGGCCCACCCGGGGCACGTTCCACGCCGGGCGCGGCCACGACTACCGCACCCACGACGTGGAGATGCACATCTCCGAGATCGGGCTGTGCGGCGGCCACTCGGCCTCGGGCGTGTGGGTGGACGAGAACGGCGCCACCACGGTCCCCGGCCTGTACGCCGCGGGCGACCTGGCCTGCGTGCCGCACAACTACATGATCGGCGCGTTCGTGTACGGCGACCTGGCCGGCGCGCACGCCGCGGCCCACCACGCCGGGCCCGCCGACGGGCTGCCCGAGGACCAGATCGCCGCCGCGCACGAGCTGATCTACCGGCCGCTGCGCAACCCGGACGGGCCGCCGCAGCAGCAGGTCGAGTACAAGCTGCGCCGGTTCGTCAACGACTACGTCGCCCCGCCGAAGACCGCCGCCAAGCTGGAGATCGCGCTGGAGACGTTCGAGCGCATGCGCGGCGAGATCGCGGCGATGGGGGCGCGCACCCCGCACGAGCTGATGCGCTGCGCCGAGGTGGACTTCATCCGCGACTGCGCCGAGCTCGCCGCCCGGTCCTCGCTGGTGCGGGCCGAGAGCCGGTGGGGCCTCTACCACGAGCGGGCCGACCTGCCCGAGCGGGACGACGCCAACTGGCTGTTCCACCTCAACGTGCGGCGCCGCCCGGACGGCGCGATCGAGTTCGTCAAGCGGCCGGTCGAGCCGTACCTGGTGCCGGTGCCCGGGTTCGACCCGGTGCCCGGCGAGGTCGAGGTGATCGCGGTGCACACGCCCGCCGCCGCCACCCGGGTCACGGCGCGCCGTACCGAGCGGACCGCGGTCGGCCGGTCGCCGCGCATCCTCGAGCTCAACCGGCTCGCCGAGGAGCAGCCCACCCTCGACCGGCTCCGCCCCTATCTCGCCGACCCCGACCACAAGGTACGGCGGGCCGCGATCGCCGTGCTCACCGAGACCGTGCCCGACGGCGCGGCCGAGGCGCTGGTGGACGCGCTCGGCGACCAGCACGGCACGGTACGGCGGGCCGCGGCGGCCGGGCTGAAGGAGCTCGTCGAGGTGCTGCCCGCCGACCCCGCTCTGGCCGGGCGGCTCGCCGAGCGGGCGGCGGGCCCGGACGCGGTGGTGCGGGCCACCGCCCTGCAGGTGCTGCGGGCCCGCGGGCTCGGCGGCCGCGAGGTGTTCGCCGCGCGGCTGGGCGACGACGACCACCGGGTGCGCATCGAGGCGATCCGCGGGCTGGTCGCGCTCGACGAGGCCGACCTGGTGGCCGCGGCGGCCCACGACGGCTCCCGCGAGGTGCGGGTGCAGGTGGCGCGCGGCCTCGGCCTGATCGGCAAGCCCGCCCCGGTGCTGCGCACCCTCGCCGCCGACCCCGATCCGCTGGTGCGCGCCGCCGCCCTCGAGGCGGCCGGGACGATCGGGCAGCCGCTGGTGGCCGAGGCGCTGGCGGCGCTGCGGGACGAGGCCTGGCAGGTGCGGGTCGGCGCGGTGCGCTGCCTGGCGGCTGCCGACCCGGAGGCGGCGGTGGGGCCGCTGCTCGGCGCGCTCGCCGACGCCAACCTCGACGTGCGCAAGGCGGCCGTGCTCGCGCTCACCCCGTGGGCGGCGCGGCCCGAGGTGGCCGCCGCGCTGCGGGACGCCACCACGGACTCCGACGCCGACGTGCGCGCGTACGCCCGCCGCGCCCTCGCCGGCTGA
- a CDS encoding ABC transporter ATP-binding protein — protein sequence MTTATTAAAGLRLTLERVTLGYGRGGVLRDVDLEIEPGEILTVVGSSGSGKSTLLRGLAGLLPPYRGRILADGAEVTGPSPDRAMIFQEDGLLPWRTVLRNVELPLAIRKVPRDERRRAAREWIARVGLAGSEDRLPRELSGGMRQRVQLARALAAAPRAVLMDEPFGALDAQTRAEMQRLLLDVLRDTSATVVFVTHDVDEALLLGHRIAVITSDGVRILAEATRERIVKEL from the coding sequence ATGACCACGGCCACCACCGCCGCCGCCGGGCTGCGGCTCACCCTGGAGCGGGTCACCCTAGGCTACGGCCGCGGCGGCGTGCTCCGCGACGTCGACCTGGAGATCGAGCCCGGCGAGATCCTCACCGTCGTCGGCTCCTCCGGATCCGGCAAGTCCACCCTGCTGCGCGGGCTCGCCGGGCTGCTGCCGCCGTACCGGGGGCGCATCCTCGCCGACGGCGCGGAGGTCACCGGCCCGTCCCCGGACCGGGCGATGATCTTCCAGGAGGACGGGCTGCTGCCGTGGCGCACCGTGCTGCGCAACGTGGAGCTGCCGCTCGCCATCCGCAAGGTGCCGAGGGACGAGCGCCGCCGCGCCGCCCGCGAGTGGATCGCCCGGGTCGGGCTCGCCGGCTCCGAGGATCGGCTGCCCCGCGAGCTGTCCGGCGGCATGCGCCAGCGCGTCCAGCTCGCCCGCGCCCTCGCCGCCGCGCCCCGCGCGGTGCTCATGGACGAGCCGTTCGGCGCGCTCGACGCGCAGACCAGGGCCGAGATGCAGCGGCTGCTGCTCGACGTGCTGCGCGACACCTCCGCCACCGTCGTGTTCGTCACCCACGACGTCGACGAGGCGCTGCTGCTCGGCCACCGGATCGCGGTGATCACCTCCGACGGGGTCCGCATCCTCGCCGAGGCCACCCGCGAGCGCATCGTGAAGGAGCTGTGA
- a CDS encoding ABC transporter permease yields the protein MTAVRTAGPRAGLDVPAPAEPPRPRAGWRGWAIRIASPLAAAGLWQLLTVTDARIWLRFDRLPSLDEIAAEFAAQLATRVYYLDLLQSLIRILTGFGIAAVAGVTVGVLIGRSRRAGDVLTPLLEAVRPIPAIALVPIAILLFPTDEQGIVFITCTAAFFPIMVSTRHAVRALPTLWEDAVRTLGGTRRHVLVNVVLPGVLPGVFGGLSIGMGVSWICVISAEMISGDFGVGYRTWQAYTLVDYPATVVGMITIGALGWLTSALIELVGRRATRWLPRAAKEGRA from the coding sequence ATGACCGCGGTGCGCACCGCCGGGCCGCGGGCCGGGCTCGACGTGCCCGCCCCGGCAGAGCCGCCCCGGCCCCGCGCCGGGTGGCGCGGCTGGGCGATCCGGATCGCCTCGCCGCTGGCCGCGGCCGGGCTGTGGCAGCTGCTCACCGTCACCGACGCGCGGATCTGGCTGCGGTTCGACCGGCTGCCCTCGCTCGACGAGATCGCCGCCGAGTTCGCCGCGCAGCTCGCCACCCGCGTCTACTACCTTGACCTGCTGCAGAGCCTGATCCGCATCCTCACCGGGTTCGGCATCGCCGCGGTCGCCGGCGTCACGGTCGGCGTGCTGATCGGCCGGTCCCGCCGGGCGGGCGACGTGCTCACCCCGCTGCTGGAGGCGGTGCGGCCGATCCCGGCGATCGCCCTGGTGCCGATCGCGATCCTGCTGTTCCCCACCGACGAGCAGGGCATCGTGTTCATCACCTGCACCGCCGCGTTCTTCCCGATCATGGTGAGCACCCGGCACGCGGTGCGCGCGCTGCCCACGCTGTGGGAGGACGCGGTGCGCACCCTCGGCGGCACCCGCCGGCACGTGCTCGTCAACGTGGTGCTCCCGGGCGTGCTGCCCGGCGTGTTCGGCGGCCTGTCGATCGGCATGGGCGTGTCCTGGATCTGCGTGATCTCCGCCGAGATGATCTCCGGCGACTTCGGCGTCGGCTACCGCACCTGGCAGGCGTACACGCTCGTCGACTACCCGGCCACCGTGGTCGGCATGATCACCATCGGCGCGCTCGGCTGGCTCACCTCGGCGCTGATCGAGCTCGTGGGCCGCCGCGCCACCCGGTGGCTGCCCCGCGCCGCGAAGGAGGGCCGGGCATGA